The proteins below come from a single Natrinema sp. DC36 genomic window:
- a CDS encoding nucleotidyltransferase domain-containing protein, translating to MNRDTVRASDGCEGTYVCLPIPLGDREAFRHRAATDILHVLADNPDTAFSNRELHRLTERGMSNVNAAVLSLEALGIIHVDRDGRSNAVQINPERFVHSDDPVTTIPQSEFHDPVRTVRNRLIDRIGDHAAIVLFGSVARGDADRASDIDVFVVVDDGRMAAQRAAHDIEEDITSEQFDGDRFEPHIVVETRDSAVTHDRIRDVLVEGITLHDTPVLDAVKQEVFADGT from the coding sequence ATGAACCGTGATACCGTTCGGGCATCGGATGGATGTGAGGGAACGTACGTTTGCCTCCCGATTCCGCTCGGTGACCGCGAGGCGTTCCGACACCGCGCAGCGACTGACATCCTCCACGTACTCGCAGATAATCCAGATACAGCCTTCTCGAACCGAGAACTCCACCGGTTGACGGAAAGAGGAATGTCGAACGTGAATGCCGCTGTTCTCTCCCTCGAAGCCCTCGGTATAATTCACGTTGATCGCGACGGCAGGTCAAATGCCGTACAGATCAACCCGGAAAGATTCGTTCACAGTGATGATCCTGTTACCACAATTCCGCAATCCGAGTTCCATGACCCAGTGCGAACTGTTCGGAATCGGCTTATAGACCGTATCGGTGATCATGCAGCGATTGTGTTGTTCGGGAGTGTCGCTCGTGGTGACGCCGACCGGGCAAGCGATATCGACGTATTCGTCGTTGTCGATGATGGTCGAATGGCGGCGCAACGAGCGGCTCACGACATTGAGGAAGATATCACGTCGGAACAGTTCGATGGAGATCGATTCGAACCGCACATCGTCGTTGAGACGCGCGACTCAGCAGTAACGCACGACCGAATCCGTGACGTGCTCGTGGAAGGGATCACGCTTCACGACACCCCAGTTCTCGACGCGGTGAAACAGGAGGTGTTCGCGGATGGGACTTGA
- a CDS encoding DNA-binding protein, with the protein MSSTNFRDDKTSAESTVNQDAAAEKTDAGVTVEAPFAEAIVDETPEFSPSVEQEINTKVETNHPETVVGREENEFGHLPLAQEERIRAREEELKLISAKAAFGTQEGREARTREVVVEQRRERRVERVDPRSELEQEQLAEVNKQSVRITETVRGGPSRAAVSRGLAEKVTDGKSMIDATLEEMDEVKAESGTSVDIADVPEVEAGEVDVEGEIIKLWDPSQPSISQVGLIADETEKMKFTIWENSYQTNVSEGETVRIRNAAKNWHNERCSLAVTGWSRLEFPERGRWWTQE; encoded by the coding sequence ATGAGTTCTACGAACTTCCGAGATGATAAAACTTCGGCTGAATCGACTGTCAACCAAGATGCGGCTGCGGAGAAGACGGACGCAGGCGTGACGGTGGAAGCTCCGTTCGCGGAAGCCATCGTGGACGAAACGCCGGAGTTCTCGCCGAGTGTCGAGCAGGAGATCAACACGAAAGTCGAGACGAACCACCCGGAGACAGTGGTTGGGCGTGAGGAGAACGAGTTCGGACACCTGCCACTGGCACAGGAAGAGCGGATTCGGGCTCGAGAGGAGGAACTCAAGTTGATCAGCGCAAAGGCAGCGTTCGGAACACAAGAGGGGCGAGAAGCGCGGACGCGAGAGGTCGTGGTCGAGCAGCGCCGAGAGCGGCGGGTTGAACGGGTGGACCCCCGATCGGAGCTAGAGCAAGAGCAGTTGGCGGAGGTCAACAAACAATCGGTGCGAATCACGGAGACGGTTCGTGGGGGTCCAAGCCGGGCGGCAGTGAGCCGTGGACTGGCGGAGAAGGTGACGGACGGAAAGTCGATGATCGACGCAACCCTCGAGGAGATGGACGAAGTGAAGGCCGAATCGGGAACGAGCGTTGACATCGCAGACGTACCGGAGGTGGAGGCAGGCGAAGTGGACGTGGAAGGTGAGATCATCAAACTGTGGGACCCCTCACAGCCGTCGATCAGCCAGGTTGGGCTGATCGCGGATGAGACCGAGAAGATGAAGTTCACGATCTGGGAGAACTCATACCAGACGAACGTGAGTGAGGGCGAAACGGTGCGGATCAGGAACGCGGCGAAGAACTGGCACAACGAGCGATGCAGCCTGGCTGTGACCGGCTGGAGCCGCCTCGAGTTCCCCGAACGCGGGCGGTGGTGGACCCAGGAATAG
- a CDS encoding Lrp/AsnC family transcriptional regulator — MKRGTLDELDRHILYALQQDARHTSSGDIAEERGISASTVRKRIQRLEEEGIISGYHVEIDYEEAGLPLHAKLICSAPIPQREELAKQALDIHGVEAVREIMNGHDNIYINIIGVDHDDLSRIGQELYDLGLDIEDEQIIRHEYVCPYRGFLARDDLEE; from the coding sequence ATGAAACGCGGAACCCTTGACGAACTCGACCGGCACATTCTCTACGCGTTACAGCAAGATGCACGACATACCTCGTCCGGGGATATTGCCGAGGAACGTGGTATTTCCGCCAGTACTGTTCGGAAACGTATTCAGCGGCTTGAAGAGGAAGGCATCATCTCGGGCTATCACGTCGAGATTGATTACGAAGAAGCTGGCCTCCCGTTGCATGCGAAGCTCATCTGCTCCGCCCCGATCCCACAACGCGAAGAACTCGCCAAACAGGCGCTTGATATTCATGGCGTCGAAGCGGTGCGCGAAATCATGAACGGGCACGATAACATCTACATCAACATCATCGGCGTCGATCACGACGACCTAAGCCGTATTGGACAGGAACTGTATGACTTGGGGCTTGATATTGAGGATGAACAGATCATCCGCCACGAGTACGTCTGTCCGTATCGAGGATTCCTTGCTCGGGATGATCTCGAAGAGTAG
- a CDS encoding NAD(P)-binding protein, producing the protein METVIIGGRHVGQELSERLLAQETTAVFLEDDSSTIKRALDVGIEAHEMDISDIQALSDIGLEQAHTVIVATDSDSKNLLITQLLRVTFETDRLIVLVNHPQNLDLYDELEIETVCSTQALTTAIENVHSNNQDH; encoded by the coding sequence ATGGAAACAGTAATTATCGGTGGGCGACACGTCGGCCAGGAACTCTCAGAACGCCTCCTTGCCCAGGAGACAACCGCCGTGTTTCTCGAAGACGACTCATCAACCATCAAACGGGCACTCGATGTTGGAATCGAGGCGCACGAGATGGACATCTCGGACATCCAGGCGCTCTCGGACATCGGACTGGAGCAGGCACACACCGTTATCGTCGCAACCGACAGCGACAGCAAAAATCTGCTCATCACACAGTTACTGCGGGTGACGTTTGAGACAGACCGCCTCATCGTCCTCGTCAACCATCCGCAAAATCTGGACCTGTATGACGAACTGGAGATCGAAACCGTCTGTTCGACGCAGGCGCTGACCACTGCGATCGAGAACGTCCACTCCAACAATCAAGACCACTAA
- a CDS encoding cation:proton antiporter, which produces MVEAAAPQIDILNLLLVLVLAWIGGALAERIGYPAMMGELLAGLVFGPPILGLLHPSNTLDIFAQLGVFLLMVYVGMEVDLDDLFNMGPQALIVAIGAFVIPFALGYASGVLTIATTEGALFLGLAMAATSLATKSRILVDLDILDTRIASILLGGALISDVGVLVVFAGVLGFIQAGSVDAASIGFILFKAIAFFAITLFIGYRFLPHVWDQFDTLRERYGFVDKTTAFSIALLVALVFAELAHLAGLHMIIGGFMAGLFLRQADLHEEFYEHMHNVMYDLAIGFFAPIFFVTVAFQITLDVFTQNLGLLVLLVSIAFVGKIVGSWLFALPTSLTSKEGVVIGFGMNGRGTVEIIIASIGLSNGIIDEGLFSILVFIAIFTTSLVPVTVKWGVDWLDRAGELVYTQDSVEAKAD; this is translated from the coding sequence ATGGTCGAAGCGGCCGCGCCGCAAATCGACATTCTCAATCTCCTACTTGTCCTCGTACTCGCGTGGATCGGCGGTGCCCTCGCCGAACGCATCGGCTATCCCGCGATGATGGGCGAACTACTTGCAGGCCTCGTGTTTGGCCCCCCGATTCTCGGGTTGTTGCATCCTTCGAATACACTCGACATCTTCGCCCAACTCGGCGTGTTCCTCCTGATGGTGTACGTCGGGATGGAAGTCGACCTTGACGACCTGTTCAACATGGGTCCGCAAGCACTCATTGTTGCCATCGGCGCGTTCGTCATTCCGTTTGCACTCGGATACGCGAGCGGTGTACTCACCATCGCCACTACCGAGGGTGCGCTGTTTCTCGGCCTCGCGATGGCGGCCACGTCGCTCGCCACAAAATCGCGCATTCTCGTCGACCTCGACATTCTGGATACGCGGATCGCCAGCATCCTCCTCGGCGGTGCGCTGATCTCTGACGTCGGCGTCTTGGTTGTGTTCGCGGGCGTTCTCGGCTTCATCCAGGCCGGCTCCGTCGACGCGGCCTCGATTGGATTCATCCTCTTTAAAGCGATCGCCTTCTTCGCCATCACCCTGTTCATCGGGTACCGGTTCCTTCCGCACGTCTGGGACCAGTTCGATACGCTTCGCGAACGCTACGGCTTCGTCGACAAGACGACTGCGTTCTCTATCGCGTTGCTCGTCGCGCTCGTCTTCGCGGAACTCGCCCACCTCGCTGGCCTCCACATGATTATCGGCGGGTTCATGGCGGGGCTGTTCCTCCGGCAGGCGGATCTGCACGAGGAGTTCTACGAGCACATGCACAACGTCATGTACGACCTGGCTATCGGTTTTTTCGCGCCGATTTTCTTTGTGACGGTCGCGTTCCAGATCACGCTTGACGTCTTCACGCAGAACCTCGGACTGCTCGTTCTGCTGGTCAGTATCGCATTCGTCGGGAAGATCGTCGGATCGTGGCTATTCGCACTGCCGACGAGTCTCACCTCGAAGGAGGGGGTCGTCATCGGCTTCGGGATGAATGGTCGCGGAACCGTCGAGATCATCATCGCATCGATCGGGCTCTCGAACGGTATCATCGACGAGGGGCTGTTCTCGATTCTCGTATTCATCGCGATTTTCACGACCTCGCTAGTTCCCGTGACGGTCAAGTGGGGCGTCGACTGGCTCGACCGGGCCGGTGAGTTGGTGTATACGCAAGATTCCGTCGAAGCCAAAGCTGACTAA
- a CDS encoding PadR family transcriptional regulator gives MHDLTGFQRDLLYTIAGQDEPHGLAIKDELEKYYETEIHHGRLYPNLDEVVDKGLVEKGELDQRTNYYTITARGRRELEARREWEDQYVDELLSESE, from the coding sequence ATGCACGATCTAACTGGCTTCCAGCGTGATCTATTGTACACGATTGCCGGACAGGACGAACCCCACGGACTCGCGATTAAAGACGAACTCGAGAAGTACTACGAGACAGAGATCCATCACGGGCGACTCTATCCGAACCTCGACGAGGTCGTCGACAAAGGGCTTGTCGAGAAAGGAGAACTCGACCAGCGGACGAATTACTATACGATCACCGCTCGTGGCCGCCGTGAACTCGAAGCCCGCCGAGAATGGGAAGACCAATACGTCGATGAGTTGCTCTCGGAATCAGAATAA
- a CDS encoding PadR family transcriptional regulator encodes MDDLTGFQRDLLYVITGADHPSGQDIKEEIDQYYSKEINHGRLYPNLDTLVNKNLVEKGQLDRRTNYYAITEDGEQTLEERQEWESQYLD; translated from the coding sequence ATGGACGACCTCACAGGGTTTCAACGAGACCTCTTGTACGTAATCACTGGTGCCGATCATCCATCTGGCCAAGATATCAAAGAGGAAATTGATCAGTACTATAGTAAGGAGATCAATCATGGACGGCTGTATCCGAATCTCGATACGCTAGTTAACAAGAACCTCGTTGAAAAGGGGCAACTCGACAGGAGAACAAACTATTACGCGATTACGGAGGATGGCGAGCAAACACTCGAAGAACGACAGGAGTGGGAGTCACAGTACCTCGACTAG
- a CDS encoding transcription initiation factor IIB family protein, which produces MATSDIYTTTFDEDIQTAATDCPDCGSSVRQAGHEMICEDCGVILEDQQLDRGPDWGRSERRESKKRTGAPLTPTRHDRGLSTEIGYNRDGNGNTLSSKKRRQLNRLRREQSRSQWQSKAERNLGYGLGEVRRIGASLGLAESIRNQACMLFRRAQSEQLCQGRSLEAVAVASVYATTRCNGLGRSRAEIAACARCDQGRLTNAYDAMNVELQLPTQPISAADRLPKLTTELEVPDQVRRRARELAQKANEAGITIGCRPSGVAAGCLYLAAEQAGLDLSQRRITDVAGTSPNTLRSRRDELLGIED; this is translated from the coding sequence ATGGCAACGAGCGATATCTACACGACAACGTTCGACGAAGACATCCAGACGGCTGCAACTGACTGTCCTGACTGTGGCAGCAGTGTTCGACAGGCTGGCCACGAAATGATCTGTGAGGATTGTGGTGTTATCCTCGAGGATCAGCAACTTGATCGAGGGCCCGATTGGGGACGGAGTGAAAGACGGGAATCAAAGAAACGGACCGGCGCACCACTAACACCGACGCGTCATGATCGAGGCCTGTCTACCGAAATCGGCTATAATCGGGATGGGAACGGAAACACGCTCTCGAGCAAAAAGCGCCGACAACTGAATCGACTGCGTCGTGAACAGTCTCGTTCCCAGTGGCAATCAAAAGCAGAACGGAACCTTGGGTATGGTCTCGGTGAAGTCCGGCGTATTGGCGCTAGTCTCGGTCTGGCGGAGAGTATCCGTAACCAAGCATGCATGCTTTTCCGACGTGCCCAATCCGAGCAACTTTGCCAAGGCCGATCACTCGAGGCGGTAGCCGTAGCCAGTGTCTACGCAACTACTCGCTGTAATGGGCTTGGCCGATCACGAGCAGAAATCGCTGCCTGTGCGCGCTGTGACCAGGGAAGACTCACAAATGCATATGACGCGATGAACGTCGAACTCCAGTTACCGACACAGCCGATATCGGCGGCTGATCGCCTTCCGAAGCTCACGACGGAACTCGAGGTGCCAGACCAAGTTCGTCGACGAGCACGCGAGCTCGCACAAAAAGCAAACGAGGCTGGAATCACGATCGGCTGTCGACCGAGTGGCGTTGCAGCTGGGTGTCTGTATCTCGCTGCCGAACAGGCTGGATTAGATCTTTCTCAAAGGCGGATCACTGATGTCGCAGGAACCTCGCCGAATACACTTCGCAGCCGTCGAGACGAACTACTCGGGATCGAAGACTGA
- a CDS encoding ArdC-like ssDNA-binding domain-containing protein, translating to MTTSDCSQVSFDDSDTRREEMHSTMETWVDDLVEEVNDAVSSEQFQEWLDVQSHFHDYSYRNTLLITRQCPHATHVAGYRTWQNEFDRHVKEGESAIWIWTPIIAKQCPKCENSPSYHDRSDCEYDETSPEEWSKGLVGFRPAPVFDISQTEGEPLPELETEATGNSDGLLPALLEAATSLEVEVEVISQLDWPHGDAKGVCKYRTPAEQPLIEAQDRENTADLAVIVVHEYGHARLHGDVNDETERSKRELEAEAVGYIVGRYFGLDTSGSAFYLAAWQGDEPEAIFGRLERISLAAQEIIDAINEVRNNEWQ from the coding sequence ATGACTACGAGCGACTGTTCGCAGGTGTCCTTCGACGACTCGGACACCAGACGTGAGGAGATGCACAGCACGATGGAAACCTGGGTCGACGACCTCGTCGAGGAAGTTAACGATGCAGTCTCGAGTGAGCAGTTCCAGGAGTGGCTCGATGTGCAGAGTCACTTCCACGACTACTCCTACCGAAACACGCTGCTAATCACTCGTCAGTGTCCGCACGCAACTCATGTTGCCGGCTATCGAACGTGGCAAAACGAATTCGACCGGCATGTAAAAGAGGGCGAGAGTGCGATCTGGATCTGGACGCCGATTATCGCAAAGCAGTGCCCCAAATGTGAGAATTCACCGTCGTACCACGATCGAAGTGACTGTGAATACGACGAAACATCACCCGAAGAGTGGTCGAAAGGACTTGTTGGCTTTCGGCCAGCGCCAGTGTTCGACATTTCTCAGACGGAGGGAGAGCCACTCCCCGAACTCGAGACCGAAGCGACGGGGAATTCCGACGGGCTGCTGCCAGCGCTTCTCGAGGCGGCCACATCGCTCGAAGTGGAGGTTGAGGTCATTTCTCAACTGGATTGGCCTCACGGCGACGCCAAGGGCGTCTGTAAGTATCGCACTCCTGCGGAACAACCACTAATCGAGGCCCAGGATCGTGAGAACACCGCCGATCTCGCTGTGATAGTCGTCCATGAATACGGCCACGCACGCTTGCACGGTGACGTCAACGACGAGACTGAACGCTCGAAACGCGAACTCGAGGCTGAAGCAGTCGGTTACATCGTCGGGCGATACTTCGGACTGGATACAAGCGGTTCGGCGTTTTATCTGGCTGCCTGGCAAGGCGATGAGCCAGAAGCAATCTTCGGACGTCTCGAGCGGATCAGTTTGGCCGCTCAGGAGATTATCGACGCCATCAACGAGGTGAGAAACAATGAGTGGCAGTGA